The DNA segment TCGTCACGCTCGTAGCCGCGATTATCGGCCTGGGCGTCGCCGCGCAGGTGCTCGCCGACCGGTTCCAGGTGCCGAGCGTGCTGTTTCTCATCCTCGCGGGCATCCTGTTCGGCCCCGAGGGCATCGGCCGCTGGCTCCCGTACGTCGACCCGCTCATCCGCCCGAACTCCTTCGGCGGCGCGCTGGGGGCCATCGTCGGCCTCTCGGTCGCCATCATCGTCTTCGAGGGTGCGTTCCACCTCACCGCCGAGAAACTCAGGGAAGCGCCGGCGGCGACGTTACGACTCGTCACCGTCGGGGCGCTGATAGCGTTAGTCGGCACCGCGGTGACGGTGCGGTACGCCCTCGACCAGCCGTGGGACGTCTCGGTGCTCGTCGGGTCGCTGCTGGTCGCCACCGGCCCGACGGTCATCACGCCCATCCTGGAGGTCGTCCCGGTCCGCGACCGGGTCGAGGCAGCCCTCGAAACCGAGGGCGTCGTGAACGACGTGACCGCCGCCATCCTGGCGGTCGTCGCGTTCGAAGTGGTTCAGACGCCGAACCCGACGCTCAACTTCGTCATCACCGACTTCTCACGCCGACTCGGTATCGGCGTCGTCATCGGCATGGCGGTCGCGGGCGTCGTCTGGTACCTGCTGCACCACGTCGACCTCTCGCCGGACAACGCACCCCAGAACGCTCGACTCATCACCCTCGCGGGCGCGCTCATCTCCTACGGCTTCGCCAACGCGCTCGCCTCGGAGTCGGGCATCGCGGCGGTCGCGACCGCCGGCATCCTGCTCGGCAACGGCGACCTGCCCTACGAGGATGAGATCACCGCGTTCAAGGGCGACATCACCCTGCTGGTGCTGTCGTTCGTCTTCATCGCGCTGGCGGCGCTGCTCCGGTTCGAGGACCTGCTCGCGTTGGGCATCGGCGGCATCGTCGTTGTGGTCGCGGTGGCGCTCCTGATTCGACCGCTCGGCGTGCTCATCGCGACTCGGGGCGACCGCTACACCTTCAACGAGCGGTTGTTCATCAGCGCGGTCGGGCCGCGCGGAATCATCCCGGCGTCGGTCGCCACGCTGTTCGCGGTGCAGTTGCAGGCCGACTTCCCCGAAGCGGCGAACGTGCTCGTGGGGACCGTCTTCCTGGTCATCCTCACGACCGTCGTGTTCGAAGGCGGGTTCGCCCGTCACATCGCGGAGTACCTGGAAGTGATACCCATGCGTGTAATCGTCATCGGAGGCGGGAAGGTGGGCCGCGCGCTCGCCGAGCGCCTCGAAGACCGCGGCGAGAACGTGGTACTGGTCGAGAAGGAAACCGAGATGGTGAAGCTCACCCGCGACGCGGGCTTCACCGTCCGGAAGGGCGACGGGACCGACACCGAAGTCCTGCGGAAGGCGGGCGCCGACAACGCCAAAATCGTCGTGGCCGCGACCGGCGACGACGACGTGAACCTGCTGGTCGCCCAGTTGGCCGAGTCGAAGTTCGACGTCGACACCATCATCGCCCGGGCGAACAACCCGGACAACGTCGACGCCTTCGAGGACCTCGGGGTTCGGACCATCGACGCCTC comes from the Halorussus vallis genome and includes:
- a CDS encoding cation:proton antiporter domain-containing protein, with translation MSAAGSGGAELVTLVAAIIGLGVAAQVLADRFQVPSVLFLILAGILFGPEGIGRWLPYVDPLIRPNSFGGALGAIVGLSVAIIVFEGAFHLTAEKLREAPAATLRLVTVGALIALVGTAVTVRYALDQPWDVSVLVGSLLVATGPTVITPILEVVPVRDRVEAALETEGVVNDVTAAILAVVAFEVVQTPNPTLNFVITDFSRRLGIGVVIGMAVAGVVWYLLHHVDLSPDNAPQNARLITLAGALISYGFANALASESGIAAVATAGILLGNGDLPYEDEITAFKGDITLLVLSFVFIALAALLRFEDLLALGIGGIVVVVAVALLIRPLGVLIATRGDRYTFNERLFISAVGPRGIIPASVATLFAVQLQADFPEAANVLVGTVFLVILTTVVFEGGFARHIAEYLEVIPMRVIVIGGGKVGRALAERLEDRGENVVLVEKETEMVKLTRDAGFTVRKGDGTDTEVLRKAGADNAKIVVAATGDDDVNLLVAQLAESKFDVDTIIARANNPDNVDAFEDLGVRTIDASMATAWAIDNVIERPALSNWMTELGRTGDVQEIEVTAEDLVGKTIEELDDELPNGVLIALVGRDGNSEVPNEDFTLQDGDHITFLGRTEAVREAINRCHPHA